The following coding sequences are from one Lolium rigidum isolate FL_2022 chromosome 6, APGP_CSIRO_Lrig_0.1, whole genome shotgun sequence window:
- the LOC124662453 gene encoding uncharacterized protein LOC124662453 produces the protein MAPGSKKKKKKKGVKGSPVDKLTDDILADIFSRVPYKSSRCCKCVSTRWRDLFSHPDHRKKMPQSIAGFFYEDYNADRFPKTARYFINIPGKCYHLIDPSLSFLPKCERLDIMDCCNGLLLCRCWKETDPETVDYVVCNPATKKWVVVPSTEWSSKVDVTRLGFDSAVSAHFHVFEFIREEGQLHFTCSTDSESDDIICQESSDSDSSNLLVWVLEDYSTEKWTLKHTVSHLRLFRNIRSGQNSFGISSDVDIVGLPPELGDLF, from the exons ATGGCGCCGGgctccaagaagaagaagaagaagaagggcgtgAAGGGGAGCCCAGTGGACAAGCTCACGGACGACATCCTCGCCGACATATTCTCGCGCGTGCCCTACAAGTCCTCACGCTGCTGCAAGTGCGTCTCCACGCGCTGGCGCGACCTCTTCTCCCACCCCGACCACCGCAAGAAGATGCCCCAGTCCATCGCCGGCTTCTTTTATGAAGACTACAACGCGGACCGCTTTCCAAAGACGGCTCGCTATTTCATCAACATCCCAGGGAAATGTTACCATCTTATTGATCCCTCACTATCATTCCTGCCAAAATGCGAGAGGCTTGATATCATGGACTGCTGCaacggcctcctcctctgccgctgtTGGAAGGAGACAGATCCCGAGACAGTAGATTATGTGGTGTGCAATCCGGCCACCAAGAAATGGGTGGTTGTGCCTTCCACAGAATGGTCCAGCAAGGTGGACGTCACTCGCCTCGGGTTCGACTCCGCTGTCTCCGCACATTTCCATGTGTTCGAGTTCATTCGTGAGGAG GgacagctacattttacatgcagTACTGATTCTGAATCTGATGATATCATTTGCCAAGAAAGTTCTGATTCTGATAGTTCCAACTTATTAGTATGGGTTCTTGAGGATTACAGTACTGAAAAATGGACCTTGAAGCACACTGTTAGCCATTTGCGATTGTTCAGAAATATTCGTTCAGG ACAGAATTCTTTTGGAATATCATCAGATGTTGACATTGTTGGGCTTCCACCTGAATTAGGAGACCTTTTTTAG